Part of the Thunnus albacares chromosome 11, fThuAlb1.1, whole genome shotgun sequence genome, GACACCTCGCCGGGTTGAGGGCACTTTTATTCCTTCATATTATAGTGATAGTGGGGAGataacaggaaatgagagagagatgcaacaaaGAGTTGAACCGGGGGCAATGGTCAGTGTCTTAACCCCTAATCCACTGGGGCACCCCAGATGTTGAGAAGTTTCACTAGatagtgtttgttgttgtttgtggaggaagtcaggggatcaccaggATTCATTGTCTGGAGACAGTAATTGtctgtataaaatgtcataGTAAGTGCTcaattgtttttgagatataatgactaaataatgaaCACTACAATCCACAGAGGCATGCCGCTAGTGTGGTTAAAATTGTATGTTGTTTTAGACAAAATCCTCTTTCTTATATCACATGGCAGGAAGGCGAAGGCGACTGAGCACTACAGCAATGATCTGGGCGCCGAAGATGATGATATCATCACAGACGCCCAGTCACCCATCCCCCAGCATTCCCTGTTCTCTGCCCCCCACGGACACAGCCAGCCAGTTGGCAAAGTCTTCGTGGAGAGGAACCGTGAGTGTGAATCAGATTTTACTGGGTAAATTATATCACACAGACTACTTACTCTTTTAGTTGCTGAAGTCACAAGTAACCAGCATTTTGTGGTCATCCTGCTTCCAGTCACAGCATTCCAGTCTGATAGAGATTTCTGACCAGCATTGTTAAACGAACATCACAAAGCAGAACAAGTGATATAttaagacaaacacattcagcacGATTTAGAGTCAACCTACTCTGAGATCAGACTTGTTCATTAGACTTGTTTTTGTATAACAATACAGCACACAAccacaaaaacagcacaaatacatttcacaaaagacaaaaatgtgaatttacATTAAATTAGTGAGTGATTctgaataaatattgtaatgtGATATAAATCTTTTAttataatgtaaatgttatttatcaGAAAGAAAGTGTTTGTTGAAACTACAAACTTTTTCTGGGTTCAATcactatataatataatatgcaaCTTCCTTTCTAGCCAATAAGGATTTGATTTACTTTACTTGGTCTTCCAATCTAGCACAAATTACATTCACTGAAATCAAAACTCTTTAGTGGAAGAAATCCCTGAAGAGTGGAGTTATACCCTCAATATCCCAGAATACATTTCTGTTGGAACCAGCAGCCTCTTTAATCTATCAGAAGCAGTACTGTTGTCTGTGTGGGTCACTGGTAGTTAACATGCCAAATCTCTTCAGACAATGAGCATTTGCCTGGGCCTGGCTGAACTAACCACAGAGTTGATGTTTATCAGTACTCTGTTTCAGGATTCTAAAAATTTCACAGATATTTTCACAGTTGACGGAGCACGCGTGTAATTTATACATTAATAACAGCTACTGTCtcatgggtgtgtgtgcgtgtgtatgtgcaggGCGTTTCCAGGCAGAGCGAGTTGAGCAGCTCCGACATTCAGAGCTGATGGACGACTACATGGACCCCAGACAGATCTGGACCACAAGAGACATTGCTATGAGGGTCCACAGTGGCTTCAGgtctgtacaaacacacacaaaaacacaaacttgttTCCATCAATTAGAAGGACATTGCATTGATGTACATTAATTGCCTGCAGACTTCCCCTACCCTAACTTTACTCATAACCGCTATTTCCCTTACCCATCTTTTACCTTAAACTTAACCTGAAACCAAGTCTTACTCAAAAATCTTGAAAGTTATTGCATGCATCACAAGGTAATGCAAAATGCTGCGCTAAATATCTGAGTGGTACTGAGTTGTCAAAACCTATAAGGGACTGTCAAATGGCAACACACTGTTTAACTCCTGTGTTACATGTTGTCTGTTCTCCCTCTGCAGGGTGATTGGTCTGTTCTCTCATGGTTTCCTAGCTGGCTACGCAGTGTGGAACATAAttgttgtgtatgtgttggcGGGTGAGCAGATGACCACGCTGCCCAACCTGCTGCAGCAGTACCACCCTCTAGCCTACCCGGCTCAGTCTCTGCTCTACCTGCTGTTGGCCATCAGCACGGTGTCTGCATTCGACAGGTCtgtggatctgtgtgtgtgtgtgtgtgagtgtgtgtatgtttaaataaacaatgaaacaaatcATGTGTTCACTTGCAGAGTGAACCTGGCCAAAGCTTCCATGGCCCTGAGAGGATTCCTCACCCTGGACCCTGCTGCTCTGGCCTCTTTCCGtaagtgagacaaaataaaggagggatggtgatgatgattatgaGTATGATGTGTGTCATACcaacttctctctctgtgttttcagtgtatttcatAGCCCTGATTCTGTCCCTCAGTCAGCAAATGACCAGTGATCGCATCAACCTTTATCCTACCGCCAATGAGACTCTGTGGTGAGAATTATAGTCTCctctctttttatattttttattgtcatctataaaaaaacacaatcaattgaaataataatttaagCAAGCTCAAAGAtgacattttatgaaaacaTAGACATtgcaataaaaaagaaagaacaggcAAGTCATAAAATTACAACATAAGACAACatagaaaactgaaaaaaaaatagaaaactgtGGGCTGGGGGGTTATGCCAAAATCTGATATACATTCACTTATTAAGACATGATAATTCTATTAAGTAAGTTCAGgaacatgtgtttgttttcaataaTGATAGAATGTCCTTCATCTTCATTTATGTACTTTCCCTTCTAACTCGCTCCATGGTTTAGAATTCTCCCTATTTTTCTTCCAGTCGTGGATGCATAGACATGATTTCTGTATCCATCATTTAGTCATAAGGTTCAAAGCAGGAATCCTTAAAATTAAGTAAATGTATATCATTCTTACGTTGGCATTCTATCATGTAATACAAATCCTGCATCTAACACAAagtgcttttttctttttttctatttcttggTTTTTTCCCAAAAAATGTGGTCAACATtgggcaaaacaaaaaaatgatactCAACATTAGTTAGTTCATATTTTTTCCAAAGGTATTGAATAAGTGGGTGCATGTCATGTATTGcgtattattcatttttattgatttactgtccaaatatattaaaactcTTTTGAGACCATTTCCCAAATTTATTATCTCCTTGATTTGGAGTAAAATCTTAATCCTGTCTCATTTCTCTTAAAATGGTAAATTCTTTAtctacattcagtgtttttctaattttattCCAGACTCTGTCTTCTTTACACAtccgtttttttttgttcccagTAGTTTATCTTTATCAATCTTTATTGTAActcttttctgttctgtttaccTTTACTTCCTCCAGGCCTCCGGGTTCAGAGCAGCAGATCCTACGGCCGTGGATTGTAGTGAACCTGGTGGTGGCACTGTTGGTGGGCCTGGCCTGGGCCGTTGTCTCTACACGGCCAGACATCGACTATACAGAAGGTAGGTGGAAATATGATACTGTAGATTACTTTCAGGTTAACTCTCTTAAACACTTTCTATAGGAAATAATATCAGCAGAGGAAAGCCCacttaaattcaattaaattatgttatgttgctgataaaaacaattttatagTTCTGTTAATAATTAATGGgactcaaatgtaatttttaaaagcTGGTTCAAAAGTCTTAAGACAGGATTTTAAAGTGGCAATAATATTAGTAGTTCCACAGTCTGTGGGTAGCAGTGGAAAAAGCTTAGTCACTTTCAGACTTTGAATGGGAATGTGGAACAGTGAAGAGTAACTGATCACAGCATCTGAGGGATCTGGACTTAGAAGAGGGACTGAGGAGATTGGAGATGCAAACTGGTTCATGTAGTAAACCAACTTTAAATACTAATAGAAGATCagaatttatttgtttgtcaaaAGTGACACCCAGATTTCTTTCATATGTATGGACATTTGAGGACAGAGGCCCAAGAAAATTGGTTGCACTGCTATTGAAATTTGCAGAACAGATAATAAGGACCTCTGTCTTTTAGTTTTGGAAAATATTTGGCCATCCAGCCTGTTATGTCTTGGAGTCAACAAATAAGAGACTGAAGGTCATGTGCTTCAGCCAGTTCTAAGACACAGTatatcagctgtgtgtgttgctgtttatcagtgtcatttttaataCTACCACAAGATGATGCCAAAGTAAGGAATGTCTTTAAAAGGTGACTTCACTGATTGTCAATTTGATTCCTATGGATTAGGATCATGTTAATGACATATACAAGTGGGATATACTGTCTACTGTAGATATGCAGGTATTatacacgtgtgtgtatgtgtgtgtgtgtgtgtgtgtgtgtgtgtgtgtgtgtgtgtgtgtgtgtgtgtgtgtgtgtgtgtgtggtttccaTAATCATGCAATAATGTGAAAgtcttgcttttcttttctttttttcagagtttttgATGACAATGGAAGTAGAGGGATACCCGAGAGGAGACGAGAACCTGGACATTCCTGCCTGAACACCTGTAAACCTCTCCCCGTCTGTTCTCTGGTCATATATTGATATGTCACTGTCTAACTCTCAGTATTCTTGTCAtttgatgtatgtttttgtaCAATGTGTCATCTAGCACTTAATTTTCCTGAGTGTGattttgtaaataaagaaatacagtacatgtgtgcaGCTGTCAGTTGTTTGGTGTTTTTCCAGCTTTTGACCACAGGATGGAGCTGCTGCTCCAAGAAACATGTAACTGAGGAGAACAAAGTATTTGCTGGTGTTTGTTTATCACTTGTAAGCCATGTATAAAATCACATGGGTAGTAAGGACTTCTTGCTGTAGATTTAGGTTCAGTTGTAGAATCAAGCTTTATTCAATTCACACGTTTTATAAAAACTATAATAAGAATTGTGGCATGTTATTGGCAGTAATCACCATTATTAAACTGCATTTAGTTCACAGTTCACACAATTTCTAATTTTGTTGCTCTAATAAACAGAAGAACTTGGTAGTTTAAAATAACCAGTGATGGACAGactcagaaaaaaagacagaaaatcattCTGCACCAAGAGAAATTAATTCCTAATTCTTTTGCTCTTTGAAAGTTTGCTCTTTTTGCTCTTAGCCTCTCAAAACTCTCCAGACCTGGGCTACCTTCTGTAGTCTAAATGGGCCTACTGGCACAGTCAAACGGCTCTTTGAAACCTTTCAGTGAATCTGAATATGATAGCAGATATTACCCAGACCTCAACTGGGGATATTATACAGGAGTCACAGGGACATATAAAGCTGCCAGTCATCCCCTCGAAAAGAGGCTCAGCTGGGAGTTTCAGATCCAGCAGTGATTTGATGATTTGCAAAATTTCATTGTACCTGAGTATAATGAAATTTCGCAGGGCTTCTGTCATTGTCATtaagataaaacaaataaataaataaatgtttgtgtgtaggtgCATATATGTGTCACAGTCTTGGATGTGtaaagcgtgtgtgtgtgtgtgtgtgtgtgtgtgtgtgtgtgtgtgtgtgtgtgtgtgtgtgtgttcaggtttgtGGATTATGGGGACTATACAGTGTGCTCACAGCTCCTTGAATAGAACGAACCATTTGCGGCGGTTCAAACAGCGAGTGGCCAGGGTGTTTGGTGTCCCTGATAATGCTGCTAGCCTTCCTCCTCAGTCAACTGGCATAAATAGTTTCAAGGTGTGGGAGCTCCATCCCAACAATGCTCTGGGCCACCTTCACCACATGATACAGGTCCTCTGTACAGCTGAATCAGGATGCTCTCGATGACACTCCTGTAGAAATTTAGCAGCAGTTTCTGTGGGAGCTGGGCCTGTTTCAGCTTCCTGAGGAAGAAGATTCTTTGTTGGGCCTTTTTAACCAGGAGTGAGGTGTTGGAGGTCCATGTCAGCTGTTTTGACACATTGACTCAAAGGAACTTTAGGTTTTCCACGCTTTCCACTGCTTCTCCATGTATGTGGCAGGGGAGGTGTACTCTTTCCTTAGCTCTCCTGAAGTCAATAATCATCACCTGGGTCCTTTGTCTTTACGCCACTCAGCCAGATGTTCCACCTCAAGCCTGTCGACAGTCTGTTGTGTCATCTGTGGATTTAATTATGGAGTCAGAGGTGTGGATGGGGGTGCTGTTGTGGGTGAAGAGTGTGAAGAGCATAGAGCTCCGCACACAGCCCTGTGGGGTTCCTGTGTTTAGGATGAGGGTGGAGGATGTTGCTGTGGCCGGTCTGTGAGGAAGTCCATGACCAATGAGCACAGCAAAGAACCAAGGTCCAGGCTGTACAGTTTGCTGACTAGTTTGTGGGAGATTAGAGTGTTAAATACAGAAGTAAAATCCATGAATAGCATCCTCACATAACTGTTTGGACCCTCTGTGTCATAGTGGTATGGACAGCTGTTCTAATGGCATCCTTTGTGGATCGGTTTGCTGAGTAAGCAAAATGGTGCTTATCCAGATCAGATGGGATGATGGTTCTGATATGTGAAAGCACGAGTTTCTCAAAGCACTTCATGGCTATGGGTGTTAGCGCCACAGGGCAATAGTCATTTAGACACTTCACAGATGATTTTTTGGGGACTGGAATGATGATGGAGGATTTACAGCATGTAGGAACAGCAGCTTGCTGTAATGAGAGGTTGAATATTTTACACCTCTGTAAGCTGATCGGCACATGCTTTTATTACCCAGCCAGGCACTCCATCTGGGCCTGTCACCTTGCTTTCCTCAGGGTGGTCCTAAACTGGTGATCCTAAACCAGTTCTTTGCTCACTTAAACACTCAGAGAGGGGGTCTGTATGGAATCAAATAATGGTCATAAATATTCTGAgcttgtgaaatggtttgtgaatgtgtataaagttttgcagctgtagaaatattttgtgcatgtgtgaaaaagttttgtgcacacagatatatatatttctgttagTGAATGTCTGCTAGCGCTACCAAAGTAGCAGCATCAATGCTGGCAGGAACTTTTCAGGCTGAAGGCAAACCAATAGCTCGCAGTATTACATACTGTTGCTCTGCTTTAGCatgtttgattaaataaataatgtaagtGATGCTAGACTAACCATTAAAACATGCTTCTGAGAAACATTGCCCTGAGCTAGTTGTTTCTCCAGATGGATCAGCAGTTGGCGTTGCTGTATGATAATGTGTTGCTCTACCATTGATGATGTTGAAGCTTTATTTCTAGCATATTTTTAATATACCCAGTCTTCCCTTGTGCCAAGAAGTAAAATAATTTCCTTTGTGTGTAGTTATTAAATACATCAGTGAGAAGCAGTGCTGTATAATCACCCATTTGCTGGTAGACATGAGTTGTcattctcatatttcagatgctGAAGGAGGCCAAAGACTACAGCTCCATCCCAAAAGTTCAGAGGGCCATGATACTGTAATAAAATGAGTGTTATCAGGGCCGAGGATGACACAGCTTTGATCCAGAAGGCCAGATGAACCATGTCAGTTTGGTTTACAGTCTGCAGTACCAGCCTCGACCACTCAGGAGTCATCGAAGATCAGATTGCACTGTTGTGCAAGAGGTGGTTGTTACACTCAAgtcatacatacaaaatatgaatattgttcCAAGCCAATCTTTGGCCAGTTATTCAGTTTTTCTCTAAATGCGTGCTGGATTGCAAAGGAACAGTAAGTTCCTGGGGGTTCATGTGGTCAACAACCTGTCCTGGTCCCTGCACACCTCCTCTCTGGTGAAAAAGGCTCACCAGCGTCTAAATTTCCTGCAGAGGCAGAAGAGGACTCATCTCAATCCATCGATCCTCACCACCTTCTACAGGGGCACCATTGAGAGTGTTTTGACCAGCAGCATCTCTCTCTGGCATAAGAGCTCTAACACCACAGACAGAAAGGCCCTGAGGAGAGTGGTAAGGACAGCAGAAAGGACTACTGAGGTCATACTGCCACCTATAGAGGATCTGGCCCAAAAACGCTTACTGGCCAAAGCGACGTGCACCCTGAGAGACTCCACTCACCCCTGCAACAAACTGTTCTCCCTCTTGCCTTCAGGCAGGAGGTAAAGCAGCCTGCGTAGCATCACTGTCAGGTTCAGTAACAGCTTCTACCTGGCTGCTATCAGACTGCTCAACAAAATAACACACCACTGACTGTGCTTCTGTGCTCTTCTCTCATCCACAGCCAGGCAGCTGCTATACAAAAGtgcaatattatttatttatgcatgtgCAATATAACACAATCATATGTGCAAAAactctccctcttcctttttatgtttacattcctTACACCTCACACCCGTGCAATGTccagaaattatttatttatttttaattttattatttattattgagttttgttttgtttttatatagatcttcttatattctgttttctttttatttatctgtgtttttaacgGGACCTATGCTCGTAATTTCGTTCTGCTTTTTtgctgaatgacaataaaaacatcttgaatcttgaaaagGGTGGCCATACTGAGTATTCAATGCCTCCCATGCTTGGTCATGGGCTTCCATCCGGGAAGCTTCCTTCAAATACACAccactgatgtatttttttggtGAACAACCTGTCAGCTGGATTTGTGCATCACCGTTCTATCAATGCCTTAAAACTTGTGCTTCACTCAGACTTAAGTGGGTCCCCTGAGAAGACTGAGGGCTCGAGTACAGGAAGTCTGGTGAGAACCACTGTGCTATGTAGGGCTTGCACTAACAATGCTTCATTTTTAgcgttgtttgtttgttcattgttattgtttgtgcttgtttattctcttttaatttctttataAGGCACTGGAGGACAAATGGCCACCTCACTGTGTGCTGTTCTACTTTTGTCACAGGCCTCACCTGAGTCAGCTTCAGAGTACGCTTTAAGCTTAGCAGCTATTACTTGAAGATCTCTCTGATTTTCCATTCTGTTTTAAGTTCTTTCCTCTGTGCAGCGATTGCCTCCTCCATCTTCACTTCTGCTTTCTTTGCAGCAAATTGTGCATCACACTCTGCTCTTTTTGTTGTGGTGCTTTGCTGTTCTGATGAACAGCTTGAATGGTGGCTACGAACAGTAGATTTGGAGATTGTAGTCTCAAATATTGACTGGACATACTCTCTGTTGAGCACCAAACAAAATCTTGCATTTTCTGCCCGAGCATCAAATTCCTCTTACCCCACTTCACTCATGCATACTTTCATTAGCCCCATTAAATCTGTTGTTACTGCTGTGCAGGAATCCATCTTTCTTCTCATCTCAGTAGAAGGTGCTGATTGAGATTGTATATTTTCATACGCATCTCTCACTTGTGTCTCCAGCCCTTCAACAGCATCCATCATGTCACCCAAGTCTTGGTCGGAGCACTCATCCTTAAGTTTGGTACGTATAACACTAACTTGTTCTTTCTACCTTTCATATAGCATGATGAATTTACTCTCCCTCTGAGAGGCCTCTTGTTGCTTCAGCTCCAGCATTTATGAGCTTAACCGTCTTTcctgtgaatatttcctgggTTCGACTGTCTTTGAAGTGACTCCATCATTACTTTTTGgtgtatttccattttagcATGTATGTAACCTATGAGTGACTCTAATCTCTCCTTTTCAGCATCATCAGTTTGTGATTTTAATTGTTCACCTAACCTAGACAATTCTGCTTGAAGAGATTCAGTTTGTTTACTAAATTTACCACCTTGCGATTTTTCTCTGTGAACTGACATTGTACGTTTTAGAGAAGACATTGTatctgagatgacttttgttgtgatttggcgctatataaaaattgattgattgattgattgattgattgattgattgattgatctgtCACCAAGTTATTGCTAAATATGCATGTAAACCTTTTGCAACTATGTAATTGTCAATGCAGTCCAAGAACTAATATTTAGTTATTTACACAAATAAACCCCCAGTGCACTCCTTTGATTATGCATTTGATCTCTCAGTTCAAAAACACCATTAGAACATTCATAGCAATGCAACTGGTAAAGCAGGAACAACAATAAGTATTTGTCTTTCACGCTTTACAAATGTCCATAAAATTGTAGCGGTAGCATAGTTAAAGCTGATGCAGTTTGCAGAGCCACACTCCTCTGCCTGAAGACGGCAACGGGATGAAACAGACACTGCACACTGAAGCCTGTAGAGAGGATATTTGCAGAGCTGTATCCACGCTCGTAAATGTCACCCTCTTTTGGTGAAATCGTGGTACTTTCAACCCAGTGGTGTCAGGAGCCGAGATTCTCATCTTCTCACATGAATCGGTGAGCCTCTTCTCCAACGTCTTCTCCGGCCACACACTGCCCAAGCAATCAtgcttcctcctctcttcttccgGGACACACACTGCTCCTTACTTTGAATTCTCAGCCGCCATGTTAGCGGTACGTTTTCACCGTAGCTACACTGGTTCAATGAATCAATGGCCACACATCAAACAGATGTCTTTTGAAGATttattttatctctctctctttcatcagCAGACACCTTGAAAACTACATGAAAATggtttaaaatatacatttatcaGTCATTTTAAAGTCTCTCAAGCTAGTGCCTATTGATAAACATGTCCAAACACATCAGCACAACAGAAAtgtgatgaaacaaaattacTGGAAATGTATCACATTGTCCATGTAAAGGCACATCAACAAACAttatacacaaatataaaataaattaaagataaCGACTGTGTACACCTCTTGGACTATGTGCAGAATAAGGTTAGTTTGGGGCCGTATATCTTTCTTCTGTATCCATG contains:
- the LOC122992342 gene encoding transmembrane protein 237A-like: MPTVKSKKKKPKKEVNDGEEQAEVGLEVEMEEMTNRSHSESRDPLTPEPQDPAPQKKKKKKKAPTIDQEAENADMPNGDMSEPMMDGEEMTVAVTRRTKRKRKAKATEHYSNDLGAEDDDIITDAQSPIPQHSLFSAPHGHSQPVGKVFVERNRRFQAERVEQLRHSELMDDYMDPRQIWTTRDIAMRVHSGFRVIGLFSHGFLAGYAVWNIIVVYVLAGEQMTTLPNLLQQYHPLAYPAQSLLYLLLAISTVSAFDRVNLAKASMALRGFLTLDPAALASFLYFIALILSLSQQMTSDRINLYPTANETLWPPGSEQQILRPWIVVNLVVALLVGLAWAVVSTRPDIDYTEEFLMTMEVEGYPRGDENLDIPA